One Spirochaeta lutea genomic window, CCATAGCCACCCCAGGGTCTTCGGCCCATACCTCGGCCATACGCCCTGCCAGGGCCCGGGCAGCCGCCAACCGTCCCGGCTCGGTCTGCCGGGCACCGCCGCTCTTGCTCTTCCAATGACAGGCGAAAAGAACCATGGGCTCGTCCCGGAAGCGTAAACCGACCTCGAGGATGGAGCGGTAGCGGGTTCCATCCTGGGTTACCCCCAGGCTACGGTGATAGGAAACCGGCAGGCGGGTTACAACGGCGGTCTGAAGGGCTGACCAGGGATCCTGGGTGGTTAGATACCCGGTGTAACCCAAATCGTGAAGGTACAGCTCGTGGAGATCCTCCAGTACGTCGGGTCCCTCAATTTCATTGAGCACAACAACATCACCGGGCCTCCCCTCTTCGCCGTGGCCCGCCTGACCGGCCTCCCGGATGACCCGGGCCAGCCGGGACAATCTGGTTAGGTACGCCTTGCTATCCCAATGGGCTGAGGCGTAGAAATCGTCAAATTCATGTCCGTGGAATTCGTCATCAAAGAAGGTCTGGGTATTGTAGCTCACCAAAACCATATGATCCCCGGCCTGGCCTGCAACCCCCGGGGGAACACAGGAACTGAGAACGCTCCCTAACGCCATACCGGCAGCCAGACAAAGAACCCGGAAACCCCGACTGAGGAATCCCCCCGGGACGGAGGCGCTCCCCGCCCTTCCCGACCCGGTCCCTCGGAACCCATTACCGATTTCACCCTGCATGCACACACCGCCTTTCCAGACCGGCATCCAAGTCCGCCACGGTGGTTTGAACCATTTGAAGCACCATCCCACCGTGCTGTACGGTGGCGATCGGGCCCGGGACGCTCCGGAGCCTAGGTAAGGCTCGGGGCCGGGCCGTCGTATCAATGGGGCATTTCTCTTCGCCCAGCTCTGACATGGTACCGGGCTGAGCCGTGGCGCCTAACCGTGCCCAGGACGCTCCGGAGCCTAGGGATACTAGGAGTGCTGGTCTGTACCTATACAATCCATGATGATTCGGCGATCTGCTTCAAGGTCGGTAGAAACCGGCTGAAATTCCTGTCCTGTTATGAGTTGAAAGGTCTGGATGTAGCGCTGGGCGAGCTCCAGGATAACCTCCCGGGGAATAACCGGGGCCTCTCCGTCACCGGTAAACCCTTGCTCCATGAGCCATCGCCGGAGGAACTCCTTATCCAGAGACCGCCCGGGCTCCTGGGCGTACCAGTACCGGCTGGAATCCGGGGTATGAATCTCATCAACCAGGATCACCCGTCCCTGGGGGGTAATGCCGAACTCGTACTTGGTGTCCACCAAAATCAATCCCCGGTCGGCAGCGGTGTTCTGCCCGAAGGCGAATAGCGTCAGGGCGTACTCCTCCACGGTCTGCCAAACCTCGGGATCCACCAGTCCACGGTCAAGAATCTCCTGACGGGAAATGGGCTGGTCATGGTCGCCCTGGTCGGCCTTGGTTGAGGGGGTGATAAGGGGTGATTCGAATGCCTGGTTCTCTTCCAACCCCCGGGGGAGCCGGATTCCGGAAATTGCCCTGCCCGCCTGGTAGTCCCGCCACGCGCTGCCAGTCAGGTACCCCCGGACGATTACCTCCACGGGCAGCACCCGGGCCTTGGTTACCAGGGCAGCCCGGCCGCCTACAGGGCGAATCAAGTGATTGGGCACCAGCTGGGCCGTCTCCTGGAGCCAGTACAGGGCGAGGCGGTTTAGGACCTCCCCCTTCAGGGGCACCGAACCCAGTACCCGGTCAAAGGCTGATATCCGATCGCTGGTTATCAGCAAGAGCTGATCCCCCAGGTCTACCACATCTCGCACCTTGCCCCGGTACACCTTCCGGCCTTCCAGGGCAATCCCTGCATCCTCCAGGGAGGTGAACTCCTGCCCCTGGTACTGTTGTAACTCTTCCGGCCTCATCCGGCCACCTCCCGCGCTTGGTCTGGCTCTACCATAGCACAGGGCCCGGGGGCGCATCTATTCTATCAGCCCCCCGGAATCAGACTTCAGGGCCGTTAAAAGAGCCCGACCCGCACACCGAAGGTAATCTTCGGTACGATCTTGGGATCCACATCCGAGGGTACGAACCAGACCTCGGGCTCGGTGTAGAAGCTGTAGGTGTTGAAGGCTGCCAGATCCTCGATATTGATCCGGGGGAACTCGATCTGGGCAACGATGGCGCTGAGCACCACGCCGTCAATGGTCTTAACATCCACCCCGGTGTCGAATTCGATGGGATTGT contains:
- a CDS encoding endonuclease/exonuclease/phosphatase family protein, whose translation is MALGSVLSSCVPPGVAGQAGDHMVLVSYNTQTFFDDEFHGHEFDDFYASAHWDSKAYLTRLSRLARVIREAGQAGHGEEGRPGDVVVLNEIEGPDVLEDLHELYLHDLGYTGYLTTQDPWSALQTAVVTRLPVSYHRSLGVTQDGTRYRSILEVGLRFRDEPMVLFACHWKSKSGGARQTEPGRLAAARALAGRMAEVWAEDPGVAMVVAGDLNEVYNEGLTADYPTALGLVYPGGSPGLRLLAEHPSPEAWLEAGHLGLYSFWAGVPGGSYFYQGTWEGIDHILVNRAAWEAPGLRVEEYGVFAPEFLLTREGRPKGFIQRLGTGFSDHLPVFMRFSRD
- a CDS encoding phosphoribosylaminoimidazolesuccinocarboxamide synthase, whose protein sequence is MRPEELQQYQGQEFTSLEDAGIALEGRKVYRGKVRDVVDLGDQLLLITSDRISAFDRVLGSVPLKGEVLNRLALYWLQETAQLVPNHLIRPVGGRAALVTKARVLPVEVIVRGYLTGSAWRDYQAGRAISGIRLPRGLEENQAFESPLITPSTKADQGDHDQPISRQEILDRGLVDPEVWQTVEEYALTLFAFGQNTAADRGLILVDTKYEFGITPQGRVILVDEIHTPDSSRYWYAQEPGRSLDKEFLRRWLMEQGFTGDGEAPVIPREVILELAQRYIQTFQLITGQEFQPVSTDLEADRRIIMDCIGTDQHS